TCTATGTACATCAGTGAGTGATGTTACTAGGACTACTTTGTGGGGGgtgatatagatattttttatctgtaaaaaaaacaacatttatagGAAtctcacaaattataattcattataatatagaaaaaaaggtCTAGGGGATGATATATCATCTACATCACCCTCCGGCCTCCATAGTTACGCTACTGATgtacattataggtatttggGATTACATTGGTACAAATTGATacgtctatataattatataacgtaCGTGAAAGCGCTGTCCAGATCAGACGCTCTTTGCATGATCTCGTAAAACGTGACGTTATGGTCGGCCGTGATGTTGATAGATCGTTTTTCCGTGATGTTGCTACCGATCCACAGCGAATAGCTGACCGTCACGTTAGTGCTGCTGTCCGCAATCTGTGGCAGATGGTACTCGTCGGTGGCAATGGGTTCGCTCACGTTGACGGACACCGGACGTTTGGTGTCGACGGCCGACGGGTGTGGTATGATAACCGCGGTACCGACGTTGTCTTTATCTATATCGTTATttatcatgtattataatatttaaaaaggcgTATTCTTAACCTGACAGAGGagtttaatatgaattaagaTGTTGGCTCATCAAAACCGGGATCAACTATTCCCCCTCCCCCTCTCGTAAATAAACTTCTCTGACACTCACCAGCTCCCGGCCGGACCTCACAGTGGTCCGCTATCCCTTCGGCGACGCCCGACACACGCGCCAAGGCGATTATCACTTCAGCTGTTGTTGCAATGTCGAAGAAAGCTCCGTCGGGTCCTTGATGGTTCAACAGCCAGTCGACTGCGTTTGTCCGGTTCCACGTGGCTTTGCCTTCCTGTAATGCCTGTATAACAGCAGCAAAACGGATAATGAATTGTAAGTATTTCTGAACAATTAATGTGTAAaaggtattgtatatttatatcaataatataaactagttTATTTAGTCGTCGATTGCAGCCCGGCAGCCGTAGATACGCGAAGATAGATAGGTACATTGCATGCACTGCAGTTGTGGATTCAGCTGGAAGGGAGCGTAAAAAGTGATAAAGTACATCATTGGGGGAGTTTGACCACTCCTAGCATGCTACTTTTATTTCACTTTACTTTCTTTCATTGcgttttttttggtaattgataaatgtaatactgagtataaataaataataatagcatataGATTAGTAAGAAAGACCGAAGCTATAATGGATATTGGATATACTCTTTTCATGTTTTTCACAtttcatataggtaggtaattcagtttcataattgtttaatattctttatcgctctataaatatgtaagtaattGCATAGTTTCTACTCAATTATTATCTGAATGATTAATTGGATTtggtagttatttataaaagtaaaaaatgaaaaaaaaatgttttgtcaaCTACCCCCAAAGGTTGAAATTGGGTTATATAGTTTAGCTAAGAATACCTACATTTTGTAAATCTTATATACTGTGTTACCTAACTCCTATGACCAATTTGTCTTCCCCTCCTCTTAAGTCGTAACTCGTTAGccaatatatgtttatgtttaatttatatccgTATAGTAATGTGccgatacctataataatatgatgataccAAGTATAAGAAATGTGCAGTTCTTCATATATATCACAACATCACATCTTATAGgaacatttgtaatttgtaaaggTACATTTTTGTACAGATTTGGGCATTAttctctataaaatatatacgattGATATCTACTTCCACTACTGAAATTTGAATTgattaagatttatattttatactcactCTGATTGCAAGTGCAGTTGTGTGAAGACTACCGAATCCTCCGTCTGGCTGTTGTAGTGCTATCAATGTCGCTAATGGTTTTTTGAGTAACGGTTTTACGTTCCGATTGCGATGATCATGTTCTACACACTGAAGGGCTAATATAGCCACACTCAATGAATctgaaaataagtatatatcgTTATTCGCTTGTTTAGAAAacgtaatacattatatagtcggtctattaaaattcaaaataatgatatgtagTGATCGTTTCACAAAATGTTAAGccaaaacgaatatttttttataaaataatgttactatATCGGGGttagatacttaaaaacaataatgaatttacaataatgaaaataatacccCTGCAtcatatagaataaatattaaataggtaccaagatataatatcttaaattgtGATagttactaatataaatttaatattcttgtaaataatatctaactcATTGGAACttagtaatttttacatttttaattttttcttactttgaaattttatcgtattttgtcttaatttcattataaattaatatatttgtaggtAATTGTACGGGTATGTTTATTGTGTTGTACGtcttgtacctacttatatattttttatttttactactcGTCTATCACTAAGgctgcatttaaaattatgttctgaagacacaatatttttatgttacaatatttattagttaccaAATTCTATGGActtatataaacacataagtatatatttaaattggctACATTTTGGGAAATATAcacttctattattattttatgatacatgATTATTAAGCCTATGTGCggctagttattatttttcttttaaattgtacGGTAACTGACCCACTGTATGCTTTGTGTTAGCTATCTCCATTAGTCTTCTAATATGTCTTTTTCTGACATGTGTACCCGATTCACACGCCACCAAAGAGCTATACGAGAAATCCAAATCGGATATAGTTTCATGTTGTAGCAACGaacctgaaaaataaaactgttgcATTAATACCACGTTTCACGTTTAAAATCAGCAAGACGATTATACTGGAAtcgattacaatttttattgactatcaaaagtaattttttttttatagtttttataccaATCAAATCGTGTCCGTGGAATTGTCTTGGATCGTGACAAGCACTAGCCAACGCCATTGAGTATGTCGCGATGTTGGCTACGGTCAACGCTTCGTCTTCATCGTCTTGTTGTTGAAGGGTAACTGAATCTGGGTCGTGGTGTTGCCAAAGTCTGGCCAAAAGCTCTATTTCTAGTTGTTTGGCGCTCAGTTCTCGTTCCAGACGTTCCCCGGTTTTCGTCATCTCCATGGCCACGATGGCCTGAGCGGTGTCCGTCCCGGTTCCCCATCCCCAGTCTTTGCTTCGTTGTAAAGTAAGCCAGTCAATAGCTCGTTGTAACTCtgtaacacaataaaatacattaatttccGTTCGAACAAACGTGCGGTAATGAAAAACCAATGACCGGATACGATTAACACTGAGGGTACAACACATTATTGCACAAAGCTTCGATAAACATACAGACTcgtgtattgttttattatttgttgatagctttgttTAGTgagtattatctttttttcattttcaaaaccaaaacattttattaatgcaTTGATTGTAAAAATGGATTATAAACCatataatgtacttattgGATTTTGTTATAGCTATTAGCTAATAAAGGAttgaaataagttaataaaaattgtataactggTGAAAACTCAGttatttcaatttgtattttatagcagaaaaaatacatttttgaggctttaaataatattatatgattacctatatgttaatttgtatacgaaatattttttattatattttatagatattcaatataatattgacaatatttaataatgtttaacaaaCATAGAGTGGAATGcttaaaaaccaattaaatatcaacgaactattacaatttactgtcaaattttcaaataggtatttggatatataatatcattagtaataattattaaattaatattttaatttcatattttattagttgttacaaatattatacgtatggtcgaatttattagaaataaaagtgTCGGTTTCAAAGGACACACCTCTAATTGACTGCTGTGtcaaaaaatgttagttattgattaaaaattgtactaaaatatttcaataatcttCAGGATGTATTATAAGCAAATATACAAACAGTATTGAATTAATTCATCATCAAAACATGAAGCTTTGAGTTAAAATTGACTCatacaatacttaaatacGAATCATTCAGtaggtgtataatgtataagtaatatttacttaGTTTATCAATATCAGTTTAGTTTGCATTAcgcaataatgataatataacccACTTATGTGTAGGTAACGTTACCTCCGAATCAGTGTAAGTTCTAAGGATGTAAaggtctaatataatatatcaaacgtCAATATTGCAGATGTGAAATTATTTAGCATTAATTGTCATGTTAACCGTATTCACCATCATCTACAACTAGATACCTAAATCAATTCATACATAAATCACTCCTGTCACTATCCATGTCaaatatttggaaatttaTGTGATGGATTACAATTGTGATATCATACTTAAGTCTTGTTCAACTCTgtcaacacaatatatatatatcctgaACGGTCGGTATATGACTACACAATtcactttaattaatttattgattacaaCAATTTAGGAGTTGTATTACAATGCGCGTGCGTGATTTGATTTATTGAATAGCTGATCGAGTATATCAGTTctgattatttgaaaaatatttaaattttaaattgatagtaaaaatgtattaatatgtaaatgaccgttttcttaaaaatgtaaataattaaagtaatttatatgagtcatttattttttataatttgaatgataatatatgtttgaatttatcatgtttattataaccgttataatacattatggtatactaactatattatagtctacAACCTCGCCCATAAATGACATAGATAAGTAATGTGTGAGCATCGGCAAAGTGCTAGTTTTGTACCACTCATTAGTCGTTGATATTGTTATAGTGaagaataattttgtatactgtaaattataatattaattgcttgtacatttaattaaaataaattaaattaaatcatgactTCGTTAAtttcatctataatatttcgtcTTAAACTGGCGCAAGTAGTGAgtattgcattaaatttttttttttaaaaatgtataaatcggtttgattaaattaaaattagattttgtgAAACAACCattgttttaatacttatttgaatattataattttcgcttttttaaaaaaatattatgtaataagtaataactaataaaatatgacaattaattttactcaaaaaaaaaaaaaaatgttattttacataggtaataataattagtaatttgtttttaattttaccatttaaaactcaacacaggcatttaattattaataaattattatttaacataaatgtattacgttaaaataatatatagccatataatttataagtatatttatatgtaaataaattaatacaaatatatataatatgcataaggAAATATGAAGATTTAAGAATTATCATGTAATATTCGTACAAGCACAttctatgaaatattaataaaagtctATTGTATTGTTAGCTTaagatatataagtatttaattccaaatataggttaaatatttatgagatatttaaatatgttattgatgATTATATTCACACCTAGGTAGTGATATAGATACTATACAGTTTACACTTAGATAAGACAACACGACTAAATTTATAGTCTTTGCGTTTATTGCCAGGGtttattttcttatcattGTTGTAAGAGTGATgcgattttataatgaaattatatttttgtaatgtcATTTGAATCATGTTAAGGTtaactatactaaaatattattacggttTAATATGATCTGTATTTGAATTAACTCATATAGAGGTTCCATGATTGAATAGCTGAATAAGTATTCTTTGAGTAAACATTTTCTCACGGATAAATCTagttttagataaatttagttttattgaatgtctaaaatcaaataaaacttgaaaacttaaaatgtatttatcatgactcataataatagttttgtcgagcttatttaattttaaaacatgacGATATTTATGGGTGTTGAGCCTTTGCATGTGGACATAcatcatagtatataatttgtaatttgtaatgtgtatattgtatagtgtacatcaatctatcataatatattttaagttgcttaataatatgattcatttaagaaaaataccggcaaaaaaaaaaacgatgaaATATAGttgatctaatattatatatttttattttatcagaatTTCACGTATGccgtaaaaatagtttttttttaatagaaaaatgatgttttttgTATGTAAAGACAAAAAAGTCTCATTAACCAATATaccttatatacatattaatcaaTCGgcttttatattgataaatacagGGGGCAtagtgataaatttaaattgctttTTAATGATACGATGTTgtataattgtacctatattaaattatcctGTCTAAACAACGGGCTGAGTTATTTTTCCGAGCATTATCTATGTAAAGTCACctacattatatagttatatcagcttaaaatgtaataattaaaagttttaagtggtagttagtacttattatagtgtaaaaaacaatacattttaacttttatggagaactaaataatcatatattatattcatgtagaaaaaatgtataaagggCTAGTTTAATTTAGTGCttgtcaaataaattttaaattttaaacaaactttataaaatatataaatctgtATCTGTGATTAACACAGAAATTTCATCATAAAATGTGGAATTTCTTTGAATGAATAATTCAGTGTTGTatcaaatttaactaaaaaacaaattaaagccTATTAATAACTTTACGTTTTATAGAttctataagaaaaattaataattaaaatgtttatttaaaaaaaatataaaaaaagcttctttgtaataaattaatttttatatttacacatttcacatttaaaattatatatatttaacaaaatagaaaatagaaaatgtttataaatatcttaaaaaagatcaaaatatttgaaaaaaaaatatgagttatatagaaattaaatatataaacatttgatgaaaatatcaagtatCGGTTATTAGTTAAATGTACTACctatgtagttattatttataatggtgAATTTTCTAGGTTAGGAGTAAAACTTCAAAcagtcataaaaaattaatttgacctatggtaaaatgtttttttaatataggttaAATTACTAATGAGAAGTTTTGTATTCAAATCTTAGATTTGAAAGAaagttttttatgaatttctaactacaaaataatttgtatatacatttacgtaattttaatgaattttgctaagattctaattttaaatacgtataaaaatatattgtaattaaaaattttcgatattgttttaattggtaaatacgtatattatgagcaatttcatattacattttcaagcatttgtatatatatataatatatatatatattattagcatttatggaaaaaactagataaattgataatttggaatgtttataaatagttcaaaaatatcaaaaatattttgaaattgttcacATACatagaacattataatataaatatttattaatatttattgataatataaagtacctatctagagatgtttatttttgaattagatAAGTacaacaaaattcaaaatcaattttgtcgaATTCTGTCaaataatttctgtttttGCTCAATTTTCAGTTTGTTTTCCCGAttacttacttatttattatttatttatttatttttttgaacctttaaatactaaatataagaTTCAATTTTCTATCAAAAACCACACTCAAATTCTTAAGTCGATGCATTTACTGCCAAAAAGGTGATGATAGAAAACATAcacaattgtaaaattaatacatgaatctaaaatactaaaaatttagaaaacataacaattatttagtataataattatttctaataattttaaaataatagaacatttttttaatcattcagatgatcaattattaaaatattaaatatatttataattgtatgtaaatttcaacttttaaattatttcaagaataaaataaaaatatgatatatataacatatgtgataataaagtataagctatactagtttttatttttaagtgttagTTCTGTGTCATTAGTCGTTAAACGCTTAACTAATAcgcaatattttaagtaaatattaaagtagtaACAACTTCATGctcaaactattaaattacttatattatttagaagttgaaaacattattttttttattttttttgattgaatGCAACGagtgttaaattattgattaattttacgaATTAGTTAACCAAtggtaatattacttattacttataaaaagttaGCACCTATTTAcactatttatagataactgaaattttcaatttcctaaatattttttttgaaatgtcgataaaaacattttgggttcccaaaaaaaacttaaaaatgtaatacgacGTTTCTTATGAGTttagtcttatagtgattcaaaaattataagaatacataggcacaatttttttttattagcatttgaagttcaaatattgacgaaattcgtcaaaactataaatatttgtaaattattttgtagttaaaaatgtatacaatttttgtataagtaataatgagttgaaaatttaacacaagatttttcataagtttggcttataataattataaacaaagttGAGAGATtgccaattaaaaaatctttataccaagtttaaagttttacaaaatccaaaattcacgcgtaaaataatgattatttattatcaaatagttttaaattttcgtcaTAGTTAAAAATCACTAGtcatagaaacttgaaacatacatcagttgtttaaattggcattttctttacaatatttaattttagggtattgaagtcattaaaacataaactactTTTCTCACCACCcaatggaaaatatatatcctAGCCCCTAGGCTGACCAAtaatctccgttcagaatcgtttttcgtatacaataatatctatcactggattcaaatttaacacaatcaTTATAGTGATCTACTCTATGTCCGAAATCCACTCGATATCTATTGTACAACTGAGCGTTAACCACTTTATTatccttttttatattgattttgagggggggggggttataACAACAGGTCATATTTCAccaaattgtgtttaaatagatttattatttcacaaatCTAATGTGTTCGAGAGAGGaatgatgtttaaataaatagaaatatgtacaggtatacaattaattgaggaattttaaaattaattttcgaaatataatatgacctgGGTGAATTGTATACgtcaactttatttttttactgttttactattttatttgtattgataattcttatttttaactaaattagagtctaagaaaaatataataaaaaatataactaaaagtgTATccatgcataaaaatataaaacttacataataaataggtaataatatacttatttttatttttcagattctTTCTTTTGGAAGTATTATACCAGTGTTCGCCGAATTGGATATTACCTATTCGCGGTTATCTTCAGATTTCGCGTACCTAACGTTGTACAGTTACCTGGGTATTGGTATTATCACCCTGGTGAGCTTATGTATAGCAGAACCAATCTCCGAAAAATtggtaaacataatacatatacattaagtGTACCTACACATTGCTCGAATAACCTAAAAGGCCAaagcttatatttatacaacttgCCCTTATAAAGACCTaacctttaatataatacatacacatgTAAATGTCTGTCGTTGCAGGTTTTAACGGTACCCTAGAGAAACTCTGTTGAAATCTTTAACTCTCGTTATAAACCCCCCTCCACCAACCACTCACCCATTCTATATTTCATCGCTCTTATGCTTTAGGTATATGATGTGCGTAGTTCAAAGTTCgagtatattaagtatatactcGGTAAGCAAATAGCCCGAAggttttaacataaatttaaactgaaaaCATCATGTGtaaagaattattaatgaaGTTGGGGTCACAAaatccaacaattttttttacatatacctaggtatacctatatgtctTGTAGTAAATCTTTTTTgaggtaacataatatttaaaaactttatttatcgtaaacgattattatctgtgctacttataaaataatatataaatatatagcttataacctatatttttttttattgatacctTGTTTTCTAAACAATACGATAGgtactatacagtataaatatagtaagacagtattattatacctacctataatatcgaaaaaataaagtttaatattttgaaatttaattttatattttgtttcgaCGAAAGtcctctttttttataaaaatatatttgattaatgaGAATTGTAtatcattgatattatttaatctcaAAGTTTCTTGAGTTGACAATATGACAtttgcagtaaaaaaaaagtttgttataaatgtatttaacaaaaagtaataattctaaaaaaataaaataaaataataagcaatGATTGCATAGGGTAAGTTGCATACTtgtatatactcgtaatttAACAacgcatttaaaataaatagtgaattttatttttttgaactcagtattataattattgagtaCTTATCTATCggacaataatgaataaattgtagttgtttaaatattagtgaAGATATTGTCGATTGAcctcaataacattttatatgacatatgaaagtttaaaagttGCATGCGTGTAAAGTCACACAAGTCTATCCTTTATAcgccatataaataaaatacaatgaaacataacgtattataagttataatagacatacaaatacgactaaaaatatttagaatacatattttaatacttaacatttCTTTATTGGGacagtaattaatattggtGTCCATTTACTATTGCatcttttaactaaaatatcaagtattgTGCAAAATAGTTACCTATTTTACGAGTTTACCACCAACAATTAAATTTCCTTTTCCACTTTTGaaacaattgaaattatagtataaagttATTCGTTAATTTCAATTTGCTCTAAGTGCAAAAAACGTATACACATATTCGATTAGATGTAAAAAATCATTCATGATAAGATTGTGGTACCTACTATGATTGTTATATGTACGATTATTTGATCGTAAGATTGTTTTCAATCTTAAATATCatgagattattattatttattttcatgatttcgttaggttaggttaatgtATAACCCCGGAGTTCATTGCTCCATTCAATTAGTATGAACTCAACtcgtattaaagtatttaatatttatacctaccactcatgatttttacatattaaataattttattttaaatcgtagatggttggtaggtatatagattttgatttatttctacaaatacgtttattattttggacaTATGCATTGTAATTTTCTATATCTTTCACCGATTTTCGATTGATGATTATCAGTAATCACCATtaggtatttcatattatattcatattatagtatacctaatggctaatatactaattctgacaaaataataataataatataatggattttaatattttaataggtgtGAGCTTTTCCAATTAAATATGAgtcatgtatgtattatagttatctaCATGACGAAAtgctttaaataaacttaataaacacTACGTATGTCCGTACACGTCATAAAAATTTCACACGATAAATTGCTTAAAGGTACccgctatataataataatataataatccggCTAATTCGACGACATTACTTGCCGCCATCGTCGTCaacgcacacgcacacacaggAAAGGGATGTCGAACATATAACGAAGGGTTAATATGaccctatatggctatatatatacataatatatatatatattaaacacgcACCTACACACATAAATTATACGCGTCTGTGTGCAGGTAAAATTAATGAGCCAGCTATATTGGGTGTAAAAAATTCATTGTCATATGTTGC
The DNA window shown above is from Aphis gossypii isolate Hap1 chromosome 2, ASM2018417v2, whole genome shotgun sequence and carries:
- the LOC114125392 gene encoding uncharacterized protein CG3556; the protein is MATRRRPRWPPAAAIIIAAVVIAVVPHLAAAQNAVKDKSELQRAIDWLTLQRSKDWGWGTGTDTAQAIVAMEMTKTGERLERELSAKQLEIELLARLWQHHDPDSVTLQQQDDEDEALTVANIATYSMALASACHDPRQFHGHDLIGSLLQHETISDLDFSYSSLVACESGTHVRKRHIRRLMEIANTKHTVDSLSVAILALQCVEHDHRNRNVKPLLKKPLATLIALQQPDGGFGSLHTTALAIRALQEGKATWNRTNAVDWLLNHQGPDGAFFDIATTAEVIIALARVSGVAEGIADHCEVRPGADKDNVGTAVIIPHPSAVDTKRPVSVNVSEPIATDEYHLPQIADSSTNVTVSYSLWIGSNITEKRSINITADHNVTFYEIMQRASDLDSAFTFSATEWPNGHYVHTLSGLKEEPMSYHFWLLYKLRSCPDPQNPPSNQLVAPTGVDDLIVQNGEHYLFWYKKL
- the LOC114125393 gene encoding uncharacterized protein LOC114125393, whose amino-acid sequence is MTSLISSIIFRLKLAQVILSFGSIIPVFAELDITYSRLSSDFAYLTLYSYLGIGIITLVSLCIAEPISEKLALYSSCLAVIMHLISAVCIIIDVFGHEYLWGLRLISGLCAGANSVAYGWEVLYTTKFVHH